Proteins from a genomic interval of bacterium:
- a CDS encoding DUF1559 domain-containing protein, which produces MLLPALAKARERARRGVCIANLKQIGLILHIYAQDWNQYFPTCYHTTEASNPNVSLALLTGQIDPTSDDLETPAYVKDCSIFCCPSTYDNPNTEATNPYNRVVPGMLWGHAGTQGQGTCSYAYAYGLNLQTHPDTVIMADRKKITSGHYGGTSTWEVKSSARLRVYKKHNHGWDGLNVLYVGGNAKWIGTEFVPAATDLDAYRMLDQKDVPNCFLHAPHEGRLVNLNHTY; this is translated from the coding sequence ATGCTTCTACCCGCTTTAGCAAAAGCAAGGGAGCGGGCAAGAAGGGGAGTTTGTATCGCCAACCTCAAACAGATAGGGCTTATACTTCACATATATGCCCAAGACTGGAACCAGTACTTTCCAACATGTTACCATACAACAGAGGCATCAAACCCAAACGTTTCTCTGGCACTTCTTACCGGGCAGATAGACCCCACATCAGATGACCTTGAAACCCCAGCCTACGTGAAAGACTGTAGCATATTCTGCTGTCCAAGTACCTATGACAACCCTAACACAGAAGCAACTAATCCGTATAACAGAGTTGTACCCGGAATGTTATGGGGGCACGCTGGTACTCAAGGACAGGGTACATGTTCGTATGCATACGCCTACGGGCTAAACTTACAGACTCATCCTGATACAGTCATAATGGCTGACCGCAAAAAGATTACCAGCGGACACTATGGCGGTACTTCAACTTGGGAAGTTAAATCGTCTGCCAGACTAAGGGTTTACAAGAAACATAATCACGGATGGGACGGCTTAAACGTACTGTACGTAGGAGGTAATGCAAAATGGATAGGGACAGAATTTGTTCCAGCTGCAACAGATTTAGATGCTTATCGCATGCTTGATCAGAAAGACGTTCCTAACTGTTTCCTTCACGCTCCTCATGAAGGAAGACTGGTAAACCTAAATCATACATACTGA